The Sphaerospermopsis torques-reginae ITEP-024 genome has a window encoding:
- a CDS encoding ABC exporter membrane fusion protein: protein MVHKEKQSFANPVNWLSITLAMTTVVATGVVYFYSLSRFNSKSKSNEPIPISSPSPIVTAVAALGRLEPQGEIIRLSAPGTQLGGVRVAKLLVKKGDKVREGKVLAILDSYAPNLAALEKAKRQVQVAEANLKRVEAGAKKGDIYAQKATIARLEAELRGETSAQKATIARLEAELNNAETENQRYQKLYQDGAISASDADTKRLRRDTVQQQLNEAKAALNRTVATLQKQLNESQARLDSIAEVRPTDVQAAKADVEIAKASVKQAQAELDLSSIRSPIDGQVLKINAWPGEIIGSNGIAELGNTQQMYVVAEVYETDIKKVRLGQSVEITADAFTGKIQGTVTDIGLQVSKQNIFNNNPGADTDNKIVDVKIRINDPKDNQKVAALTNLQVEVMIKI, encoded by the coding sequence ATGGTACACAAAGAAAAGCAGTCATTCGCAAACCCTGTAAATTGGTTGTCAATAACTTTGGCAATGACTACAGTTGTAGCTACTGGCGTAGTATATTTTTACAGTCTTTCACGTTTTAATTCCAAATCTAAATCAAACGAACCAATTCCTATCAGCAGTCCTAGTCCAATAGTGACTGCTGTTGCTGCTTTAGGACGTTTAGAACCTCAAGGAGAAATTATTCGTTTGTCTGCTCCAGGTACACAATTGGGGGGTGTAAGAGTAGCCAAACTTTTGGTAAAAAAAGGTGATAAAGTTCGTGAAGGAAAAGTATTAGCAATTCTTGATAGTTACGCTCCTAATCTAGCAGCTTTAGAAAAAGCTAAACGACAGGTACAAGTTGCCGAAGCTAATCTTAAAAGAGTAGAAGCTGGAGCAAAAAAAGGTGATATTTATGCCCAAAAAGCAACAATTGCTCGTTTAGAAGCTGAGTTAAGAGGTGAAACTTCTGCACAAAAAGCAACAATTGCTCGTTTAGAAGCTGAATTAAATAATGCAGAAACAGAAAATCAAAGATATCAAAAACTATATCAAGATGGTGCTATTTCTGCTTCTGATGCTGATACTAAACGCTTACGCAGGGATACTGTACAACAACAATTAAATGAAGCCAAAGCTGCCTTAAATCGAACTGTAGCAACGTTGCAAAAACAGTTAAATGAATCCCAAGCTAGACTTGATAGTATTGCCGAAGTTCGTCCTACCGATGTGCAAGCAGCGAAAGCAGATGTTGAAATTGCCAAAGCATCAGTGAAACAAGCTCAAGCTGAACTAGATTTAAGTTCTATCCGTTCACCAATAGATGGACAAGTGTTAAAAATTAATGCTTGGCCAGGAGAAATAATTGGTAGTAATGGCATTGCTGAATTAGGTAACACTCAACAAATGTATGTAGTCGCAGAAGTCTACGAAACTGATATTAAAAAAGTGCGTTTAGGTCAGTCCGTAGAAATTACTGCTGATGCTTTTACAGGAAAAATTCAAGGCACAGTTACAGATATTGGTTTGCAAGTTAGTAAACAAAATATCTTTAATAATAATCCCGGTGCTGATACCGACAACAAAATAGTTGATGTCAAAATTCGCATTAATGACCCAAAAGACAACCAAAAAGTTGCAGCTTTAACTAACTTACAGGTTGAGGTAATGATCAAAATATAA
- the devC gene encoding ABC transporter permease DevC, translating into MILNIPLAWLQLAKQRVRFFVALAGIAFVAVLMFMQIGFQDALYASATQLHKNLQGDLFLISAQYRSLTSNQSFPRSRLYQTLGFADVSAVDPLYVQFAKFKNPINGRKYPIYVLGFDPVKSIFKLPEIQDDFKSLQIPDQVFFDRASRPEFGPIAEYHQQNKPVTMEIFSYTGLVGYRVKVSGLFSLGPSFGVDGNLIVGSSTFMRIFAGRDADDIDIGLIHLQPGADSKKVLTNLSAKLPKDVIVMTRKEFIEFEKSYWTLRTPIGFVFNLMVIMGFVVGVIVVYQILYSNISTHFVEFATLKAMGFKNKYLLRVVFQQALILAALGYIPGFAISLGLYDLAKNATQLPMTMDMNKALIVLISAIVMCLTSGFFSTNKLRKLDPAEIF; encoded by the coding sequence ATGATTTTGAATATACCTCTAGCTTGGCTACAATTAGCTAAACAAAGAGTTCGCTTTTTTGTAGCTTTAGCTGGAATTGCTTTTGTTGCTGTTTTGATGTTTATGCAAATCGGTTTTCAAGACGCTTTGTATGCTAGTGCTACACAATTGCATAAAAATCTGCAAGGAGACTTATTTTTAATTAGCGCCCAATATAGGTCTTTAACATCTAATCAAAGTTTTCCCCGCAGTCGTTTATATCAAACTTTAGGTTTTGCAGATGTGTCAGCAGTCGATCCTTTATATGTACAGTTTGCTAAGTTCAAAAATCCCATTAATGGGCGTAAGTATCCTATCTATGTATTAGGATTTGATCCAGTAAAATCAATCTTTAAATTACCAGAAATACAAGATGATTTTAAGTCACTGCAAATACCTGATCAAGTATTTTTTGACCGTGCTTCACGTCCAGAATTTGGACCCATTGCTGAATATCATCAGCAAAATAAACCTGTGACTATGGAAATATTTAGTTATACAGGTTTAGTAGGTTACAGAGTTAAAGTTAGTGGTTTATTTAGTCTCGGTCCTTCCTTTGGAGTTGATGGTAATTTAATTGTTGGTTCTTCTACCTTTATGCGAATATTTGCTGGGCGAGATGCGGATGACATAGACATAGGTTTAATTCACCTCCAACCTGGTGCTGATTCCAAAAAAGTTTTGACAAATTTATCAGCTAAGTTACCCAAAGATGTTATCGTTATGACTCGTAAAGAATTTATTGAATTTGAAAAAAGTTATTGGACTTTAAGAACACCGATTGGATTTGTATTTAACTTAATGGTGATCATGGGTTTTGTGGTTGGAGTAATTGTTGTTTATCAAATTCTTTATAGTAATATATCTACCCATTTCGTTGAATTTGCTACTCTTAAAGCAATGGGTTTTAAAAATAAATATCTCTTACGGGTGGTTTTTCAACAGGCTTTAATTTTAGCAGCTTTGGGTTATATTCCCGGTTTTGCTATATCCTTGGGACTTTATGATCTTGCCAAAAATGCAACTCAGTTACCGATGACTATGGATATGAACAAAGCATTAATAGTGTTAATTTCTGCTATTGTCATGTGTTTAACTTCAGGATTTTTCTCTACTAATAAATTACGCAAATTAGATCCAGCAGAAATTTTCTAA
- a CDS encoding DevA family ABC transporter ATP-binding protein — protein sequence MESKAILEISNLNQYFGTSKLKNQILFDINLSIKSGEIVIMTGPSGSGKTTLLTLIGGLRSVQKGSLKFIGEELCGAGNNKLVQVRRQIGYIFQAHNLLDFLTARQNVQMSLELQPNISESAARIQSEAMLHAVKLGDRINYYPSDLSGGQKQRVAIARALVSHPKLVLADEPTAALDSKTGRDVVNLMQELAREQNCAILMVTHDNRILDIADRIIHMEDGKLIKQVS from the coding sequence ATGGAATCAAAGGCAATTTTAGAAATTAGTAATCTCAATCAATACTTTGGTACAAGCAAATTAAAAAATCAGATATTATTTGACATCAATTTATCAATTAAATCTGGTGAAATTGTCATTATGACTGGTCCTTCTGGTTCAGGAAAGACTACTTTATTAACTTTGATTGGTGGTTTGCGTTCTGTACAAAAGGGAAGTTTAAAATTTATTGGAGAAGAATTATGTGGAGCAGGAAACAATAAATTAGTGCAAGTCCGTCGTCAAATTGGTTATATTTTTCAAGCTCATAATTTACTTGACTTTTTAACAGCTAGACAAAATGTACAAATGTCTTTAGAATTACAACCAAACATTTCTGAATCGGCAGCTAGAATACAATCAGAAGCAATGCTTCATGCTGTAAAATTAGGCGATCGCATTAATTATTATCCATCCGATCTATCTGGAGGACAAAAACAAAGAGTTGCTATTGCTCGTGCTTTAGTTAGTCATCCTAAATTAGTCTTAGCTGATGAACCTACCGCAGCTTTAGATAGTAAAACAGGTCGAGATGTTGTTAATTTGATGCAAGAATTAGCACGGGAACAAAATTGTGCTATTTTAATGGTGACACATGATAACCGTATTTTAGATATTGCTGACCGAATCATTCACATGGAAGATGGTAAGTTAATTAAACAAGTTTCATAA
- a CDS encoding glucosamine-6-phosphate deaminase — translation MNTATTSFHVEDLLVQIYKSETEMAQDVAEIVQKYLYKLLQEQETIALLLATGNSQLKFLDALITLGGIDWSKITLFHLDEYLGINADHPASFRYYLRERVEKRVFPKQFYYIEGDALEPVAECDRYTKLLKAQPIDLCLLGVGENGHLAFNDPAVANFEDAASVKLVKLDQVNRQQQVKTGYFPNLESVPQYAFTVTIPMICAAKKIICLAPATRKAKIVKEILHESIHTNCPASILRTQPQAVLCLDVNSASLLSS, via the coding sequence ATGAATACTGCTACAACATCTTTTCATGTCGAGGATCTCCTGGTGCAGATTTATAAATCGGAAACAGAAATGGCGCAGGATGTTGCTGAAATTGTACAGAAGTATCTATATAAACTGCTGCAAGAACAGGAGACAATTGCTTTATTATTAGCTACAGGAAATTCTCAACTTAAATTTTTGGATGCTTTAATTACTTTAGGTGGGATAGATTGGTCAAAGATAACTTTATTTCACCTTGATGAATATTTAGGAATTAATGCTGATCATCCTGCAAGTTTCCGGTATTATTTGCGGGAGCGTGTAGAAAAAAGGGTATTTCCAAAGCAATTTTACTATATAGAAGGAGATGCTTTAGAACCTGTTGCGGAGTGCGATCGCTATACCAAATTATTAAAAGCTCAACCCATTGATTTGTGTCTTCTTGGTGTGGGAGAAAATGGACATTTAGCTTTTAATGATCCCGCAGTTGCTAATTTTGAAGATGCTGCTAGTGTCAAATTAGTAAAACTAGATCAAGTCAACCGTCAGCAACAAGTGAAAACCGGATATTTTCCCAACTTAGAAAGCGTTCCCCAGTATGCTTTTACTGTAACTATACCTATGATTTGTGCAGCTAAAAAAATTATTTGTTTAGCACCAGCAACACGCAAAGCCAAAATAGTTAAAGAGATATTACATGAGTCAATTCACACAAATTGCCCAGCTTCAATTTTACGAACACAACCACAAGCCGTCTTATGTTTAGATGTAAATTCTGCTAGTTTACTATCTTCTTAA
- a CDS encoding HAD family hydrolase, translating into MLTAILFDLDGTIVNTDPIHYQAWREMLLSHSIEIDESFYKSRISGRINPEIVNDILPHLSLAAGEKFADEKEALFRHRASHLQPLAGFSELIEWTKTHQIKRALVTNAPRLNAEFMLEVLGIKDVFHTIVLADDCLAGKPDPEPYKVALNKLGITAEQAIALEDSPSGIRAAVAANIPTIGIASTHDPQVLQNMGTFMDIPDFTDLRLWTFINSSITVNLAQLSSTF; encoded by the coding sequence ATGCTGACAGCAATTCTCTTTGATCTAGATGGAACTATTGTCAATACTGATCCTATACATTACCAAGCTTGGAGAGAAATGCTGTTAAGTCACAGCATCGAAATTGATGAAAGTTTCTACAAATCCCGCATTAGTGGACGAATCAACCCAGAAATTGTCAATGATATTTTACCACATTTATCATTAGCAGCAGGTGAAAAATTTGCAGATGAAAAAGAAGCTCTTTTCCGTCACCGTGCTTCCCACCTGCAACCCCTAGCTGGTTTTTCTGAACTTATAGAATGGACCAAAACACATCAGATAAAACGCGCATTAGTAACCAATGCTCCCCGGTTAAATGCGGAATTTATGCTGGAAGTTCTGGGAATTAAAGACGTTTTCCATACTATTGTTTTAGCAGATGATTGTCTAGCAGGTAAACCCGACCCTGAACCCTACAAAGTTGCTCTCAATAAGTTAGGAATTACAGCAGAACAAGCTATTGCTTTAGAAGATTCTCCTTCTGGTATTCGTGCTGCTGTTGCTGCTAATATCCCCACTATTGGTATTGCTTCTACCCATGATCCCCAAGTCTTACAAAATATGGGGACATTCATGGACATTCCCGATTTTACTGATTTGCGTCTATGGACTTTCATTAATTCCTCGATAACAGTCAATTTAGCTCAGTTATCATCTACATTTTGA
- a CDS encoding DUF6881 domain-containing protein yields the protein MTTLQKTKKYYKWSWDVSLGGEYDSWGRSTYFMELDSDLYARRQIEVYENGNVLFYDKSHSSDDYGMLCDKKLDDKDIEEFEISEAEFEQIWQSKTPINK from the coding sequence ATGACTACATTACAAAAAACAAAGAAATATTACAAATGGTCTTGGGATGTATCACTTGGGGGTGAATATGATTCTTGGGGTCGTAGCACCTACTTTATGGAACTTGATAGTGATTTATATGCACGTAGACAAATAGAAGTTTATGAAAATGGCAATGTATTATTCTATGATAAAAGCCATTCATCCGATGATTATGGAATGCTCTGCGATAAAAAATTAGATGATAAAGATATTGAGGAATTTGAAATTTCCGAGGCAGAATTTGAACAAATATGGCAAAGTAAAACCCCTATTAATAAATAG
- a CDS encoding NADAR family protein, which translates to MTIYFYHTLEQYGCFSNFSPHGFVLDDLYWLTSEHYFQAQKFIGTHHVEQIRLVKTPKEAPKMGRQRTRPLRSDWEDVKDDIMRKALLCKFSTHADIREILLSTGDEEIVENSLIDYYWGCGSDGSGKNMLGQILMEVREIIRLN; encoded by the coding sequence ATGACAATCTACTTTTATCATACTCTTGAACAATATGGTTGTTTTTCTAACTTTTCACCGCACGGATTTGTATTAGATGATTTATATTGGTTAACCAGTGAACATTACTTTCAAGCACAAAAGTTTATTGGTACACATCATGTAGAACAAATTAGGCTTGTTAAAACACCTAAAGAAGCTCCAAAAATGGGCAGACAAAGGACTCGTCCTCTACGTTCAGATTGGGAAGACGTAAAAGATGATATTATGCGAAAAGCGTTGTTATGTAAGTTTTCTACCCATGCAGATATTAGGGAGATTCTCCTATCTACAGGTGATGAGGAAATAGTGGAAAATTCACTGATAGATTATTATTGGGGTTGTGGATCTGATGGTAGTGGAAAAAATATGCTGGGACAAATTTTAATGGAAGTCCGGGAAATCATCCGACTTAACTAA
- a CDS encoding DUF6464 family protein gives MFKTILLLFIGFLPALWSLWVLRKNQQRTSARRRQVTLNYSQIESYIRPVQDDCAEPINEGDRYYLEGVGYLIGDISCKFNARSGYVRCAVNPSGPCQNCRHYEPRELTSSKQI, from the coding sequence ATGTTCAAAACAATACTGTTGCTTTTCATTGGTTTTTTGCCGGCTCTATGGTCTTTGTGGGTACTTCGCAAAAACCAGCAACGGACAAGCGCACGCAGGAGACAAGTAACTCTTAACTATTCCCAGATAGAATCATATATAAGACCAGTTCAAGACGATTGTGCAGAACCCATCAACGAAGGCGATCGCTATTATTTAGAGGGTGTAGGCTATTTAATAGGTGATATTAGTTGTAAATTTAATGCTCGATCTGGTTACGTCCGTTGTGCTGTCAACCCTAGCGGTCCTTGTCAAAACTGCCGTCACTATGAACCTAGAGAGTTAACCAGTAGCAAGCAAATTTAA
- a CDS encoding OB-fold nucleic acid binding domain-containing protein: MVKIISRQYVGEANVYDIGVEKDHNFAIKNGLIASNCFNKSHSTAYGYVTYQTAYLKANYPLEYMAALLTANSGDTDKVQKYLNNCTTMGIEIDPPDINRSGLDFTPADNKILFGFSAVRNVGQNAIACILEARVEAGVFKSLADFCDRIDLRAVNRRTLESLIQCGAFDKIEPNRHQLIKDLELVYEWAQSRAKDRAIGQGNLFDLMGGGFGNNGTQTKTNNGFESAPKAETVLDYPPQEKLRMEKELLGFYVSAHPLKNIKQSSSLLSPINLAQLGEQKDKTLICAVVMLNHVKKVMTKKGDQMAILQIEDLTTASEAVVFPKTYERVSSLLEIDTRLIIWGKVDKRDEQTQFIVEDAEQVEKVQMVVVELNPQEATDIEVKRHLSSILTEQSGDNNQAKVPVIGIIQAGNSRQLVRFGKKYWVQDSFLTIQSLRNAHFSAHVKQLTDN; encoded by the coding sequence ATGGTTAAAATAATTTCCCGTCAATACGTAGGTGAAGCCAATGTTTATGATATTGGTGTTGAGAAAGATCATAATTTCGCCATAAAAAATGGTTTAATTGCCTCTAATTGTTTCAATAAATCCCACTCTACAGCTTACGGTTATGTCACTTATCAAACAGCATATTTAAAAGCTAATTATCCATTAGAATATATGGCAGCACTGTTAACCGCTAACAGTGGTGATACAGATAAAGTGCAGAAATATCTTAACAACTGCACAACTATGGGAATTGAAATTGATCCGCCGGATATTAATCGCTCAGGTTTGGATTTTACCCCCGCAGATAATAAGATTTTATTTGGATTTTCTGCCGTGCGAAATGTGGGACAAAATGCGATCGCCTGTATTTTAGAAGCGAGAGTAGAAGCAGGAGTATTTAAATCTCTGGCTGATTTTTGCGATCGCATTGATTTACGTGCTGTTAACCGCCGTACTTTAGAATCATTGATTCAATGTGGAGCTTTTGACAAAATAGAACCTAACCGCCATCAATTGATTAAAGATTTAGAATTAGTCTATGAATGGGCGCAATCTCGTGCTAAAGATAGAGCTATTGGACAGGGAAATCTCTTTGATTTGATGGGGGGAGGATTTGGTAATAATGGTACGCAAACAAAAACTAATAATGGTTTTGAATCTGCACCTAAAGCTGAAACAGTTTTAGATTATCCCCCACAGGAAAAGTTGCGGATGGAAAAAGAATTATTAGGTTTTTATGTATCCGCTCATCCTCTGAAAAATATCAAACAATCATCTTCTTTGCTCTCACCAATTAATTTGGCACAGTTGGGAGAACAAAAAGATAAAACATTGATTTGTGCAGTTGTCATGCTCAATCACGTGAAAAAAGTGATGACTAAAAAAGGTGACCAAATGGCAATTTTACAAATAGAAGATTTAACCACAGCATCAGAAGCGGTTGTATTTCCTAAAACTTATGAACGAGTTAGTTCATTATTGGAAATAGATACCAGATTAATCATTTGGGGAAAAGTAGACAAACGAGATGAACAAACTCAATTTATTGTTGAAGATGCCGAACAAGTTGAAAAAGTGCAGATGGTAGTAGTGGAATTAAATCCACAGGAAGCTACTGATATTGAAGTCAAGCGTCATTTAAGTTCAATTTTAACAGAACAATCAGGGGACAATAATCAAGCAAAAGTTCCTGTAATTGGTATTATTCAGGCAGGAAATTCTCGTCAACTGGTGCGTTTTGGTAAGAAATATTGGGTACAAGATTCTTTCTTAACTATACAATCTTTAAGAAATGCTCACTTTTCTGCTCATGTCAAACAATTGACGGATAATTAG
- a CDS encoding Uma2 family endonuclease, which yields MTIAKSPPILPLLENGDRLDRAEFERRYTATPDVKKAELIEGIVYVASPLRFTPHAKPHGDLIGWLWTYKTAVGGIELGVEPTVRLDNDNEPQPDVVLFRVDGNAIIDDDGYIAGAPELIVEIAASTVSYDVHDKKRVYQRNGVKEYIVWRTFDQQIDWFVLEDSKYIEMKPDAEGIIRSVEFTGLWLNVEALLARDMQQVLRTLNEGISQTNLS from the coding sequence ATGACTATTGCTAAATCTCCCCCAATTTTACCATTATTGGAAAATGGCGATCGCCTAGATCGTGCAGAGTTTGAACGTCGTTATACTGCGACACCCGATGTCAAAAAAGCTGAATTAATTGAAGGTATTGTATACGTGGCTTCTCCTTTACGCTTTACACCCCATGCTAAACCACATGGCGACTTGATAGGCTGGTTATGGACTTACAAAACTGCTGTCGGTGGGATCGAGTTGGGTGTTGAACCCACTGTACGCCTTGATAATGATAACGAACCTCAACCCGATGTAGTGTTATTTAGAGTAGATGGAAATGCCATAATTGATGATGATGGTTATATTGCCGGTGCGCCAGAACTGATAGTAGAAATTGCTGCCAGTACCGTTTCCTACGATGTCCATGATAAGAAACGAGTTTATCAGAGAAATGGTGTAAAAGAGTATATAGTTTGGCGAACTTTTGATCAACAAATTGATTGGTTTGTTTTAGAAGATAGTAAATATATAGAAATGAAACCAGATGCAGAGGGAATAATTAGGAGTGTGGAATTTACGGGTTTATGGTTAAATGTGGAGGCATTATTAGCGCGAGATATGCAGCAAGTTTTGAGAACTTTAAATGAGGGAATTTCGCAAACAAACCTCAGTTAA
- a CDS encoding AIPR family protein produces MNINASIIDQRLNSLTDTIKQQADQELNINDPGKLKSLAFVYFCVQTILDLDDSNTFDCLMEGGGDFGVDAIHISEEHDGEFTVSLFQAKYKNDLQGNANFPENGINALINAIRFLFDPSAKLEHINQRLLTKVEEARSLIRDGYIPQDRALACNNGIKWNQSSQEAIDRAGFGDQVTWEHVNHERLIKILQASRPVKDTLQLSGKAVVEDMNFSRVLVGRISVTEIAALIERHGERLLERNIRRYLGLQGNRVNEGIRDTLNSDERNNFYFYNGITLICDKFSYNALQNSDHQVQVENLQIINGGQTCMTIFKTLQDSDLLQQNNQAYLLLRLYQLPSDNDDLVQKITYATNSQNPVDLKDLRANDHLQQRLEMDIKQLGFNYRRKRSDTSARSTTEITSGVAAEAVLAVWRHKPHQAKFFTREHFGKLYDSIFTEQLNGAQVVIAVQLYRIAENRRKRPNPNDPACVRYSSCFIAMQMGKRLLKKMNLQIQQINHRNFHDANLFIEQKGEDYFNDSVRDIQQALQKLYGIQDISLQQLSATFRRGDLIEKLQQIEIS; encoded by the coding sequence ATGAATATCAATGCTTCTATTATTGATCAACGTTTAAACTCATTAACTGATACCATTAAACAACAGGCAGATCAAGAATTAAATATCAATGATCCTGGTAAACTTAAATCTTTGGCATTTGTCTATTTTTGTGTGCAAACTATCCTTGATTTAGATGATTCTAATACCTTTGATTGTTTAATGGAAGGCGGTGGAGATTTTGGTGTAGATGCTATCCACATTTCCGAAGAACATGATGGAGAGTTTACCGTTAGTTTATTTCAAGCAAAGTACAAAAATGATCTACAAGGAAACGCAAATTTTCCTGAAAATGGTATCAATGCTCTCATCAATGCAATTAGATTTCTGTTTGATCCCAGTGCCAAATTAGAACATATTAATCAACGTTTACTTACCAAAGTAGAAGAAGCTCGGAGCTTAATTAGAGATGGATATATTCCCCAAGATCGGGCATTAGCTTGTAATAATGGCATAAAATGGAATCAATCTTCTCAAGAAGCTATTGATCGTGCAGGATTTGGTGATCAAGTAACTTGGGAACACGTTAATCATGAACGGTTAATAAAAATTTTACAAGCTTCTCGACCAGTTAAAGACACTTTGCAACTTAGTGGTAAAGCGGTGGTTGAAGATATGAATTTTAGTCGGGTGCTTGTGGGAAGAATTTCCGTAACTGAAATTGCCGCACTCATCGAAAGGCACGGAGAAAGGTTATTAGAACGTAATATTCGCCGTTACTTAGGGCTACAAGGCAACCGAGTTAATGAAGGTATTCGGGATACTTTAAATAGCGATGAGAGGAATAATTTCTATTTTTACAATGGCATCACTTTAATTTGTGACAAATTCTCCTACAATGCACTGCAAAATAGTGATCATCAGGTACAAGTTGAAAACCTACAAATTATTAATGGTGGTCAAACCTGCATGACAATTTTTAAAACTCTTCAAGATTCAGATTTACTACAGCAAAATAACCAAGCATATCTTTTGTTAAGGCTTTATCAATTACCCAGTGATAATGATGATTTAGTCCAAAAAATTACTTATGCTACTAATAGTCAGAACCCTGTTGATCTAAAGGATCTCCGAGCTAATGATCATCTACAGCAAAGGCTGGAAATGGATATCAAACAACTGGGATTTAACTATCGTCGTAAACGTTCTGATACCAGTGCCAGATCCACTACAGAGATTACTTCAGGGGTAGCTGCTGAGGCGGTACTGGCTGTTTGGCGACACAAACCCCATCAAGCCAAGTTTTTTACTCGTGAGCATTTTGGTAAACTGTACGATTCAATTTTTACTGAACAGCTTAATGGCGCACAGGTTGTAATTGCTGTACAGTTATATAGAATTGCCGAAAACCGACGTAAACGACCAAACCCAAATGATCCTGCTTGTGTCCGTTATTCTTCATGTTTTATTGCCATGCAAATGGGGAAAAGACTTCTCAAAAAAATGAATCTCCAAATACAGCAAATTAACCACCGCAATTTTCATGATGCTAATTTGTTTATCGAGCAAAAGGGGGAGGATTATTTTAATGATTCAGTACGAGATATTCAACAAGCACTACAAAAACTTTATGGCATTCAAGATATTTCTTTACAACAACTTTCGGCTACATTCCGACGTGGAGATTTAATTGAAAAACTTCAACAAATAGAAATATCTTAA
- a CDS encoding PIN domain-containing protein: MNRVIILDTGPLGLVTNPKLSPESIECAKWLQNHINSGSRVIIPEIADYEVRRELLRANKIKGIARLDDLAKFLKYLPITTTAMQKAAELWAEARQQGQPTAGDKTIDGDIILVSQAITLGVPDVVIATTNIGHLSRFIKADLWQNIS, encoded by the coding sequence GTGAACCGAGTCATTATTTTGGATACAGGTCCCCTTGGTTTAGTTACTAATCCTAAGCTATCGCCTGAGAGTATAGAATGTGCTAAATGGCTTCAAAATCACATTAATTCAGGAAGTCGTGTGATTATTCCAGAAATTGCAGATTATGAGGTTAGACGTGAGTTATTACGAGCAAATAAAATCAAGGGAATTGCACGTTTAGATGATTTAGCCAAGTTCCTTAAGTATCTGCCAATTACAACAACTGCAATGCAAAAAGCCGCAGAACTTTGGGCAGAAGCCCGTCAACAAGGGCAACCGACAGCAGGTGATAAAACAATTGATGGTGATATAATTTTGGTGTCTCAGGCAATAACTTTAGGAGTTCCAGATGTGGTGATTGCCACCACTAATATTGGTCATTTATCGCGGTTTATTAAAGCTGATCTGTGGCAAAATATTTCTTAA
- a CDS encoding DUF1887 family protein, protein MVRVLISLLGGRPVPNILTALHIKPDYIYMIVSKDSLSSGGSYDKAISALPKNLQPSEPLAVRPYVLQDTIERCQEIAKNHSNDEIIINSASEPKTMTFGAYDFAKALNADGKKVDICYLSREGFIWAFRNTDKIESAKIGLQEYFASYGWDIRLKTLSDNYKFRNLVSLLTENMPNLHSKAEQLGKGMCSTLLVSSVSKNKRTEKDLQEFERWARERQIVLVMAEDIPRMSDILKKIVTGDKELEPKNIPCYARI, encoded by the coding sequence ATGGTAAGAGTGTTAATTTCTTTACTAGGAGGGCGGCCAGTTCCAAATATCTTAACAGCACTGCATATTAAACCAGATTACATTTACATGATTGTATCAAAAGATTCTTTAAGTTCCGGTGGAAGTTATGATAAGGCTATTAGTGCGCTACCTAAAAACTTACAACCATCTGAGCCGCTTGCGGTTAGACCTTATGTACTTCAAGATACTATCGAAAGATGTCAAGAAATTGCCAAAAATCATAGTAACGATGAAATTATTATTAACTCAGCCTCAGAACCAAAAACTATGACTTTTGGGGCTTATGATTTTGCTAAGGCGTTAAACGCAGATGGGAAAAAAGTTGATATATGCTATCTCTCAAGAGAAGGCTTTATCTGGGCTTTTAGAAATACAGATAAAATAGAATCGGCAAAAATTGGTCTACAAGAATATTTTGCAAGTTATGGATGGGATATTAGGTTGAAAACTCTTAGTGATAATTATAAATTTCGTAACTTGGTTTCACTGTTAACTGAAAATATGCCAAATTTGCATTCTAAGGCAGAGCAGTTAGGAAAAGGAATGTGTTCTACTTTACTGGTAAGCAGTGTTTCAAAAAATAAGAGAACTGAAAAAGATTTACAGGAATTTGAGAGATGGGCTAGAGAACGCCAGATAGTTTTAGTTATGGCAGAAGATATACCCAGAATGTCAGATATACTCAAGAAGATAGTGACAGGTGATAAGGAACTAGAACCTAAGAATATTCCTTGCTATGCTCGAATCTAG